The proteins below come from a single Acidovorax sp. NCPPB 4044 genomic window:
- a CDS encoding COX15/CtaA family protein gives MNAAAQPLYDLAPLAELMLLGVLIALGPLAWVAWRNRHGTTVHRWQALAILTLFLTFDLVLFGAFTRLTDSGLGCPDWPGCYGNASPLGAHAEISAAQEAMPTGPVTHRKAWVEMVHRYLASGVGVLIIVLTAGAWAQWRRARAGGGGGDRGGPAARDRIAVSPWWPTATLVWVCLQGAFGAWTVTMKLFPAIVTLHLIGGLVLLALLCVQAVRQTLASRGEAPAVLPRGLRAGLIVTALLVGLQIVLGGWVSTNYAVLACTTFPTCQGSWWPDMAFQEGFQIWRPLGLLQDGNHITFAGLTAIHYAHRLAAYAVLGAIALLVWRLRRAQLLTDPARWLAGLALLQFATGLSNVVLDWPLVAAVLHTGGAAALVVVLTWALAASRSAHARDKMSIPRPVPAAAGAPRIPTP, from the coding sequence ATGAACGCCGCCGCGCAGCCGCTCTACGACCTCGCACCGCTGGCCGAGCTGATGCTGCTCGGCGTGCTCATCGCGCTCGGCCCCCTGGCGTGGGTGGCCTGGCGCAACCGCCACGGCACGACCGTGCACCGCTGGCAGGCGCTGGCGATCCTCACGCTGTTCCTGACCTTCGACCTGGTGCTGTTCGGCGCCTTCACCCGGCTCACCGATTCCGGGCTGGGTTGTCCCGACTGGCCCGGCTGCTACGGCAACGCCAGCCCGCTGGGCGCGCATGCCGAGATCTCGGCCGCGCAGGAGGCCATGCCTACCGGCCCCGTCACGCACCGCAAGGCCTGGGTGGAGATGGTGCACCGCTACCTCGCTTCCGGTGTGGGCGTGCTCATCATCGTGCTCACGGCCGGTGCCTGGGCGCAATGGCGGCGCGCACGCGCCGGCGGGGGCGGAGGGGATCGCGGCGGGCCTGCCGCGCGGGACCGCATCGCCGTCAGCCCCTGGTGGCCGACCGCCACGCTCGTGTGGGTCTGCCTGCAGGGCGCCTTCGGGGCCTGGACGGTGACCATGAAGCTCTTCCCCGCCATCGTCACGCTGCACCTCATCGGCGGCCTCGTGCTGCTGGCGCTGCTGTGCGTGCAGGCGGTGCGCCAGACGCTGGCTTCCCGGGGCGAGGCACCGGCCGTGCTGCCGCGCGGCCTGCGCGCCGGGCTCATCGTGACGGCGCTCCTGGTCGGTCTGCAGATCGTGCTGGGCGGCTGGGTGAGCACCAACTATGCCGTGCTGGCATGCACCACCTTTCCCACCTGCCAGGGGAGCTGGTGGCCCGACATGGCGTTCCAGGAGGGCTTCCAGATCTGGCGGCCGCTGGGCCTGCTGCAGGACGGCAACCACATCACCTTCGCGGGCCTCACGGCCATCCACTACGCGCACCGGCTCGCCGCCTATGCCGTGCTGGGCGCGATCGCATTGCTGGTGTGGCGCCTGCGGCGCGCGCAACTGTTGACGGACCCGGCGCGCTGGCTGGCCGGGCTGGCCCTGCTGCAGTTCGCCACCGGCCTGTCCAACGTGGTGCTCGACTGGCCGCTGGTGGCCGCCGTGCTCCATACCGGCGGTGCCGCCGCGCTCGTGGTGGTGCTCACCTGGGCGCTTGCCGCGAGCCGGTCCGCGCACGCCAGAGACAAAATGTCCATCCCCCGGCCGGTCCCGGCCGCCGCCGGTGCCCCGAGAATTCCGACCCCATGA
- a CDS encoding SCO family protein has product MNKRTALKRVAACALYAGAGGWLAACSKETPLAFHGVDITGAEYARDLPLPDHNGQPRHLKDFAGKVVVVFFGFTQCPDVCPTSMVELAEVKRSLGPDGDRLQGLFVTVDPERDTPEVLKAYMANFDPTFLALRGTPEQLAAVAKDFKIYYKKVPGKTPTSYTMDHSAGSYLYDPAGRLRVYHRYGSGAQALAADVKTLLQTPAA; this is encoded by the coding sequence ATGAACAAACGAACCGCGCTGAAACGCGTCGCGGCCTGCGCCCTGTATGCCGGCGCCGGCGGTTGGCTGGCCGCATGCTCCAAGGAGACGCCGCTTGCGTTCCATGGGGTGGATATCACCGGCGCCGAGTACGCGCGCGACCTCCCGCTGCCCGACCACAACGGCCAGCCGCGCCACCTCAAGGACTTCGCGGGCAAGGTGGTGGTGGTGTTCTTCGGCTTCACGCAGTGCCCGGACGTCTGCCCCACCTCCATGGTCGAACTGGCCGAGGTGAAGCGGTCGCTGGGCCCTGACGGCGACCGGCTGCAGGGGCTCTTCGTCACCGTCGATCCGGAACGCGACACGCCCGAGGTGCTGAAGGCCTACATGGCCAACTTCGATCCGACCTTCCTCGCGCTGCGGGGTACGCCCGAGCAACTGGCCGCGGTCGCCAAGGACTTCAAGATCTACTACAAGAAGGTGCCCGGCAAGACGCCGACGAGCTACACGATGGACCACTCGGCCGGCAGCTACCTCTACGATCCGGCCGGTCGCCTGCGCGTCTACCACCGCTACGGCAGCGGCGCCCAGGCGCTCGCGGCCGACGTGAAGACACTGCTTCAAACCCCGGCCGCCTGA
- a CDS encoding DUF2970 domain-containing protein yields MTGSRHDSSPPHHAAAPAPHVRKGSLWRTVRAVGWSLLGIRKGAEYQQDMERINPLHIIAVGLIAIALIVGGLIALVNWVV; encoded by the coding sequence ATGACGGGCTCCCGCCACGATTCCTCGCCGCCGCACCATGCTGCAGCGCCTGCGCCGCACGTGCGCAAGGGCTCGCTGTGGCGCACGGTGCGCGCGGTGGGTTGGTCGCTGCTGGGCATCCGCAAGGGCGCCGAGTACCAGCAGGACATGGAGCGGATCAATCCGCTGCACATCATCGCGGTGGGGCTCATCGCCATCGCGCTGATCGTGGGCGGCCTCATCGCGCTCGTGAACTGGGTGGTGTAG
- a CDS encoding cytochrome c oxidase assembly protein, producing MSLRRENFRMVGKLAVISVGMFAFGYVLIPIYKHICEVTGINILSLSERQVPGNGVAGRDVKLPANTQVDKSRTITVEFDANARGPWDFKPAKHSLQVHPGELATVMYEFQNVQNRRMAAQAIPSYAPRQAAAHFNKLECFCFSQYTLEPGEKREWPVAFVVDPRLPKDVTTITLSYTFFEVGGKTPPAPATVSAAPQAHGEAGS from the coding sequence ATGAGCCTGCGGCGCGAGAACTTCCGCATGGTGGGCAAGCTGGCCGTGATCTCGGTCGGCATGTTCGCGTTCGGCTATGTGCTCATACCGATCTACAAGCACATCTGCGAGGTGACGGGGATCAACATCCTCTCGCTGTCGGAGCGCCAGGTGCCCGGCAACGGTGTGGCGGGCCGCGACGTGAAACTGCCCGCCAACACGCAGGTGGACAAGAGCCGCACCATCACGGTCGAGTTCGATGCCAACGCCCGCGGGCCATGGGATTTCAAGCCCGCGAAGCATTCGCTGCAGGTGCATCCCGGCGAACTCGCGACCGTGATGTATGAATTCCAGAACGTGCAGAACCGCCGCATGGCGGCGCAGGCCATCCCGAGCTATGCGCCGCGGCAGGCCGCCGCGCACTTCAACAAGCTGGAGTGCTTCTGCTTCAGCCAGTACACGCTGGAGCCCGGGGAGAAGCGCGAGTGGCCCGTGGCCTTCGTGGTCGATCCGAGGCTGCCCAAGGACGTGACCACGATCACGCTTTCGTATACCTTCTTCGAGGTGGGGGGCAAGACCCCCCCGGCGCCGGCCACCGTGTCCGCCGCACCGCAGGCCCACGGGGAGGCGGGGTCATGA
- a CDS encoding cytochrome c oxidase subunit 3, with translation MSASTPQGATPYYYVPAESRHPVMAAAGLFFVILGAGQWVNGHDWGKYSLLFGLVWWLFVLYQWFRDAVRESEGGLYSRKIDLSYRWSMSWFIFSEVMFFGAFFTALWWARSHSVPALGSLDNALLWPDFKAVWPSLAAGATASPAGIVEPFQTVGPFWLPTINTALLLTSGVTLTIAHHALREDHRSRAVGFMWATVVLGFVFLCVQGYEYFHLYTELNLKLNSGVFGSTFFMLTGFHGFHVFVGMLMLLFITLRLQKGHFTAERHFGFEGAAWYWHFVDVVWLGLYVLVYWF, from the coding sequence ATGAGTGCATCAACCCCCCAGGGCGCCACGCCGTACTACTACGTTCCCGCCGAGTCGCGCCATCCGGTCATGGCGGCGGCCGGCCTGTTCTTCGTGATCCTCGGCGCCGGGCAATGGGTCAACGGCCACGACTGGGGCAAGTATTCGCTGCTGTTCGGCCTCGTATGGTGGCTGTTCGTGCTCTACCAGTGGTTCCGCGACGCGGTCCGCGAGAGCGAGGGCGGGCTCTACAGCCGCAAGATCGACCTGTCGTACCGCTGGAGCATGAGCTGGTTCATCTTCTCGGAGGTGATGTTCTTCGGTGCGTTCTTCACCGCGCTGTGGTGGGCGCGGTCGCATTCCGTGCCGGCCCTGGGCAGCCTCGACAACGCTTTGCTGTGGCCCGATTTCAAGGCCGTGTGGCCCAGCCTGGCGGCCGGCGCCACGGCGTCGCCGGCAGGCATCGTGGAGCCCTTCCAGACCGTGGGCCCGTTCTGGCTGCCCACCATCAACACGGCATTGCTGCTGACCTCGGGCGTGACGCTCACCATCGCCCACCATGCGCTGCGCGAGGATCACCGCAGCCGCGCGGTCGGGTTCATGTGGGCCACCGTGGTCCTCGGCTTCGTGTTCCTCTGCGTGCAGGGCTACGAATACTTCCACCTCTACACCGAGCTGAACCTCAAGCTCAACTCGGGTGTCTTCGGCTCCACGTTCTTCATGCTCACGGGCTTCCACGGCTTCCACGTGTTCGTGGGCATGCTGATGCTGCTGTTCATCACGCTGCGCCTGCAGAAGGGCCACTTCACGGCGGAGCGTCATTTCGGCTTCGAGGGGGCCGCTTGGTACTGGCACTTCGTCGATGTGGTGTGGCTGGGGCTGTACGTGCTGGTGTACTGGTTCTGA
- a CDS encoding SURF1 family protein: protein METIIRKLPDRTSGFRPDWRFWCITVAAIVAMAATAALGRWQLSRAAQKEAWQASVEARQAQPAVAPATLAALPSAPPATVPGDADPLVHRAAVLQGRWLARYTVFLDNRQMQGRPGFFVLTPLQLTAPGTEGAVVLVQRGWVPRDFLDRTQLPDVPSPAGEVEVRGRVALPPSRLYDLGQAGAAAGAEGSSRIRQNLDMAAYRAETGLARLAPLTVLQTGGPEGTLQRDWPVIDAGVAKHYGYAFQWFGLCALVAILYVWFQIVRRFLRPGRQPSP, encoded by the coding sequence ATGGAGACCATTATCCGCAAGCTCCCCGATCGAACCAGCGGTTTCCGGCCGGATTGGCGCTTCTGGTGCATCACCGTGGCGGCGATCGTGGCCATGGCCGCCACGGCGGCGCTCGGCCGCTGGCAGCTCTCCCGCGCGGCGCAGAAGGAGGCATGGCAGGCCTCGGTCGAAGCCCGGCAGGCCCAGCCCGCGGTGGCGCCCGCGACCCTGGCCGCGCTGCCTTCGGCCCCTCCGGCCACCGTTCCCGGGGACGCCGACCCGCTCGTGCACCGCGCGGCGGTACTGCAGGGCCGTTGGCTGGCGCGATACACCGTGTTCCTCGACAACCGGCAGATGCAGGGGCGTCCCGGGTTCTTCGTGCTCACGCCCCTGCAGCTCACTGCGCCGGGGACGGAAGGCGCGGTGGTGCTCGTGCAGCGCGGATGGGTTCCACGCGATTTCCTGGACCGCACCCAACTGCCCGACGTGCCTTCGCCCGCAGGCGAGGTCGAGGTGCGGGGCCGCGTCGCGCTCCCGCCTTCGCGCCTGTATGACCTGGGCCAAGCGGGGGCCGCCGCAGGTGCCGAGGGGTCTTCCCGCATCCGGCAGAATCTCGACATGGCGGCCTACCGTGCCGAAACCGGGCTGGCGCGGCTCGCGCCGCTCACGGTGCTGCAGACCGGCGGCCCCGAGGGCACGCTCCAGCGCGACTGGCCGGTCATCGATGCCGGGGTCGCCAAGCACTACGGCTACGCCTTCCAATGGTTCGGGCTCTGCGCCCTCGTGGCAATCCTCTATGTCTGGTTCCAAATCGTCCGACGCTTCCTTCGCCCAGGCCGCCAGCCGTCCCCCTGA
- a CDS encoding cytochrome oxidase small assembly protein — MTPPDRKKANLRMGLILASIAVAFFVGFMVKMAWKL; from the coding sequence ATGACCCCTCCCGACCGGAAAAAAGCCAACCTGCGCATGGGGCTCATCCTGGCGAGCATCGCGGTGGCGTTCTTCGTGGGCTTCATGGTCAAGATGGCCTGGAAGCTATGA
- the ctaD gene encoding cytochrome c oxidase subunit I, with translation MSAVLDNTGHGAGHAHDPHDHAHHGPTGWRRWVFATNHKDIGTLYLLFSFTMLMVGGVLALLIRAELFQPGLQLVNPELFNQLTTMHGLIMVFGAIMPAFVGFANWMIPLQIGASDMAFARMNNFSFWLMIPAAIMLVTSFLMPGGAPAAGWTLYAPLTLQMGPSMDAGIFAMHILGASSIMGSINIIVTILNMRAPGMTLMKMPMFCWTWLITAYLLIAVMPVLAGAITMTLTDRHFGTSFFNPAGGGDPVMYQHIFWFFGHPEVYIMILPAFGIISQIVPAFSRKRLFGYASMVYATSSIAILSFIVWAHHMFTTGMPVTGQLFFMYATMLISVPTAVKIFNWIATMWRGSMTFETPMLFAVGFIFVFTMGGFTGLILSMAPIDIQLQDTYYVVAHFHYVLVAGSLFSMFAAYYYWAPKWTGVMYSERRGQIHFWGSLITFNITFFPMHFLGLAGMPRRYADYPMQFADFNMVASIGAFGFGLMQVYFFLAVVVPAMRGKGEPAPQRPWEAAEGLEWEVPSPAPFHTYETPPKLDASATRVIG, from the coding sequence ATGAGCGCAGTTCTCGACAACACCGGGCATGGCGCCGGCCACGCGCACGACCCCCACGACCATGCGCACCATGGCCCGACGGGCTGGCGCCGCTGGGTGTTCGCCACCAACCACAAGGACATCGGCACGCTGTACCTGCTGTTCTCGTTCACCATGCTCATGGTGGGCGGCGTGCTCGCGCTGCTGATCCGCGCCGAGCTGTTCCAGCCGGGGCTGCAGCTCGTGAACCCCGAGCTGTTCAACCAGCTCACCACGATGCACGGCCTGATCATGGTGTTCGGCGCCATCATGCCGGCCTTCGTCGGCTTCGCGAACTGGATGATCCCGCTGCAGATCGGCGCGTCCGACATGGCCTTCGCGCGCATGAACAACTTCAGCTTCTGGCTGATGATTCCCGCGGCCATCATGCTCGTGACCTCGTTCCTCATGCCGGGCGGTGCCCCCGCAGCGGGCTGGACGCTCTACGCGCCGCTCACCCTGCAGATGGGCCCGTCGATGGATGCCGGCATCTTCGCGATGCACATCCTGGGCGCGTCGTCGATCATGGGCTCGATCAACATCATCGTGACCATCCTGAACATGCGCGCGCCCGGCATGACGCTGATGAAGATGCCCATGTTCTGCTGGACCTGGCTCATCACCGCCTACCTGCTGATCGCCGTGATGCCCGTGCTGGCCGGCGCGATCACGATGACCCTGACCGACCGCCATTTCGGCACGAGCTTCTTCAACCCCGCGGGCGGCGGCGACCCGGTGATGTACCAGCACATCTTCTGGTTCTTCGGCCACCCCGAGGTCTACATCATGATCCTGCCGGCGTTCGGCATCATCAGCCAGATCGTGCCCGCCTTCAGCCGCAAGCGGCTCTTCGGCTACGCATCGATGGTGTACGCCACGTCGTCCATCGCCATCCTGTCGTTCATCGTGTGGGCGCACCACATGTTCACCACGGGCATGCCGGTCACGGGCCAGTTGTTCTTCATGTACGCGACCATGCTGATCTCGGTGCCTACGGCCGTGAAGATCTTCAACTGGATCGCCACCATGTGGCGCGGCTCGATGACCTTCGAGACGCCCATGCTCTTCGCCGTGGGGTTCATCTTCGTGTTCACGATGGGCGGCTTCACGGGGCTGATCCTCTCGATGGCCCCGATCGACATCCAGCTGCAGGACACCTACTACGTGGTGGCCCACTTCCACTACGTGCTGGTGGCCGGCTCGCTGTTCTCGATGTTCGCGGCCTACTACTACTGGGCGCCGAAGTGGACGGGCGTGATGTATTCCGAGCGGCGCGGCCAGATCCACTTCTGGGGCTCGCTCATCACCTTCAACATCACCTTCTTCCCGATGCACTTCCTGGGCCTGGCGGGCATGCCGCGCCGCTATGCCGACTACCCGATGCAGTTCGCCGACTTCAACATGGTCGCTTCGATCGGTGCCTTCGGCTTCGGGCTGATGCAGGTGTATTTCTTCCTGGCCGTCGTGGTGCCCGCGATGCGCGGCAAGGGCGAGCCGGCACCGCAGCGCCCCTGGGAAGCTGCCGAGGGCCTGGAGTGGGAAGTGCCGTCGCCGGCGCCCTTCCACACCTACGAAACGCCGCCCAAGCTCGATGCCTCCGCGACCCGCGTGATCGGCTGA
- a CDS encoding twin transmembrane helix small protein, whose product MKYVVVLAFLAILASLASALFFMMRTGRNDKARGSHMARALAVRVGLSIVLFLCLLAAWKLGYIQPTGLPVGR is encoded by the coding sequence ATGAAATACGTCGTGGTGCTGGCCTTCCTGGCCATTCTGGCGAGCCTTGCGTCCGCGCTCTTCTTCATGATGCGCACCGGGCGCAACGACAAGGCCCGCGGCAGCCACATGGCGCGCGCCCTCGCCGTGCGCGTGGGGCTGTCGATTGTGCTCTTCCTGTGCCTGCTGGCCGCGTGGAAGCTGGGCTACATCCAGCCCACGGGCCTGCCGGTCGGCCGCTGA
- the cyoE gene encoding heme o synthase translates to MSAASAPAAPHATPSRFSQFHALTKPRVVQLIVFCAFIGMVLAVPGMPGWGQWLRMGVACAGIWLVAGAAAAFNCIVEQHIDAKMKRTAWRPTAKGELSNAQTLAFSALLCAAGSAVLFFWVNPLTMWLTFATFVGYAVIYTVVLKPRTPQNIVIGGASGAMPPVLGWSSMTGDVGPEALILFLIIFLWTPPHFWALALYRVEDYRKSGLPMLPVTHGNEFTRLHIFLYTLILFAGCLMPFVYGMSSWIYLCAAVVLCAGFCAYAFRLWRNYSDALARQTFRFSLIHLSLLFAALLVDHYVL, encoded by the coding sequence ATGAGTGCCGCTTCCGCTCCCGCCGCGCCCCACGCGACGCCGTCCCGTTTCTCGCAGTTCCATGCGCTCACCAAGCCGCGCGTGGTCCAGCTCATCGTTTTCTGCGCCTTCATCGGCATGGTGCTGGCGGTGCCCGGAATGCCGGGCTGGGGCCAATGGCTGCGCATGGGCGTGGCCTGCGCGGGGATCTGGCTCGTGGCCGGCGCCGCCGCCGCCTTCAACTGCATCGTGGAGCAGCACATCGACGCGAAGATGAAGCGCACGGCGTGGCGCCCCACGGCCAAGGGCGAACTCTCCAACGCCCAGACGCTGGCCTTCTCGGCACTGCTGTGCGCGGCCGGCTCCGCCGTGCTTTTCTTCTGGGTCAACCCGCTGACGATGTGGCTCACCTTCGCCACCTTCGTGGGCTATGCGGTCATCTACACGGTGGTGCTCAAGCCGCGCACGCCGCAGAACATCGTGATCGGCGGCGCCTCGGGCGCGATGCCGCCCGTGCTGGGCTGGTCGTCCATGACGGGCGACGTGGGGCCGGAGGCGCTGATCCTCTTTCTGATCATCTTCCTCTGGACACCGCCGCATTTCTGGGCGCTGGCGCTCTACCGCGTGGAGGATTACCGCAAGTCCGGCCTGCCGATGCTGCCCGTCACCCACGGCAACGAGTTCACGCGGCTGCACATCTTTCTCTACACGCTGATCCTGTTCGCCGGCTGCCTCATGCCGTTCGTGTACGGCATGAGTTCGTGGATCTACCTGTGCGCGGCCGTGGTGCTCTGCGCGGGCTTCTGTGCCTATGCCTTCCGGCTCTGGCGCAACTATTCGGACGCGCTCGCGCGGCAGACCTTCCGCTTTTCCCTCATCCACCTCAGCCTGCTGTTCGCGGCCCTGCTGGTGGACCACTACGTGCTTTGA